The genome window CAATACGCACTGCATACCTGGCAACATTTTCCGAATGCTTTTTAGTATATTCACTCTTTGCTTCTATGTTTTTAACCAAAACATTTAAAGTTTGAAGATGAACTTTTTGGAGATCAATAGCATATTTGATTATATTTCCAACAAGGGCTATATTAGAGAACATCCTTATATCCCAATCACTAAAATCTCTACCTGAAGATTTGCAACAAGCAATGATTACCCCAATTGCTCTCTTTTGAACAATAAGTGGAACACAGAGTGAGGAATCAAAGGAAAAACCCTCAATAGTGAACCTGCCTGTTCGGAATAAAAGTGAGGAGTCAAGGACATCTTTAATAATTCCATCTTTTGGTATTTTAATACCCTTTCGTAGTTTAACACCTGAAGAAGCAATCAAATCTAAGTTTCTTCCCTTTTCATCAAGGAGCATCGAAAAAACTGCCTTTACCTCCAGCCTTTTCCTTGTTTTCTCTGTTATCTTTGTTGCAAATCTCTCTATGTCTATTTCTCCTGCTATATCCTCAATAATCTTATATAAAAGCTCAAGTTCTGCATCTCTCCCTCTTAATTTTCTACTCATGTCCTCAATAATGCTATGTAGAAACTCAATCTCTGCCTCTGCATTTACCCTTTTTAACTTTATACTCAGTGTTTTTTTGATATTAGTTTTTGACATATTTATTCCTCCTTAAAAAGTTCTCTTGCTGTATTTACTAACTCTTTGGTATCAAAAGGCTTCCTGAAAAATGGGATCTTCATCTCTTCTGCCTTCATCTTTATGCTAATATAGTTTGCTATTACAGTTAAAATGATTATTTTAATATTTTTTGTTTCTGAATTTCCCTTTAAATCATCGAGAATTTTCATTCCCTCTGTTCTGTCTAAAACCTCACCTTTTCTTGGAGGAAGGATAATATCCAATATAATTAAATCAGGAATATACTCCTTTGCCTTTTTTCTTGCTTCTTCCCCGTCCATAGCAGTAATTACCTTAAATTCCTTATCTGCCTCTTCAAACTCATCCTTTATAATCTCTAAATATGCTGGTTCATCATCAATTATCAGGATTTTTTTCTTCATTCTATACCTCCATTTTTTGGTAAGATAATTATAAACCTTGTTCCTCCATCAGGTTTGCTTTCAATCCGTATCCTTCCATTATGTAATTTAATATAGAATTGAGCAATAAAAAGACCAAGTCCCATTCCTCCTTTTGGCATTTGGTCTTTCTCTGGCTTTCCTTGATAGAATTTTTCAAATATTCTTTCTTTTTCTTCATCAGAGATTATTGGTCCATAATTTATTATCTCTACTTTAATGATATCTCTATCTTCATGAAGGTTTATTCCTATCTTTTCTTGCTCTTTTGAGAACTTAATGGCATTATTGATAATATTATAAATGGATGTTCCAATCTTTATCTTATCACCAATAATCTTAATAGAAGAAGGAATGTTTTTTTCTATATTTAACTCCCTTTCTTTCAGACTTTCTGAAAGCCTATCACAGATTTCATTGATTAGGCTGCTTATATCAAATTCTTCTTTGGTAATCTCTATTTTTCCTCCCTCTATTAGCGAAGTATTCACAAGGTTTTCTGAAATCTCAAGGCATTCTTTAGCTTTATCAGAGATGGTTTTAAGATAATTATCCATTTTATCCTTTTTTACCCTACCCTCTAAAAGTTTCTGAGAATACATCTCTAAAACACCCAGTGGACTTCTTATAGTATGGGAAAGATGATGAAGTATCTCAGATTTTACCCTTGTTTCTTCTTCCAGCCTTTGGATTAAGGCAAAATTTGTCATATTAAGGGTTATATATTCTCCTATTATCTGGAGAAAATTCTTTTCATCCTCTTTAAATGGTTGAAAGCGTTCATAAAATGGCTTATCTACAACCAGCACCCCAAAAAATTCATCACATCTTTTAATAGAAACCCCAATGAATGTATCTCCCATAATCAACCCTTGTGTTGCCACTGTCCCTGGTATTCCCTCTCCTATATTGAATTCTTTTCGGATTAATATTTGCTTGTCTATCCCATCATAGATTTGAAGAATCAATTTATCTTCCTTATATAGGTATATACTACAGTTTGCTCTAATGGTTTTTACTATAAGGGTGCACATAGATTCTAAAAACTCATCTAAAGAAGAGGGTCTTCCCATTTTGCTCATAGTTTTATAAAGTTCATCCAGATTTTTTATCCTTGAGGTTATTTCATCAAATAGCCTTTTCTTCTCAATAGCAATTTCAACCTGATTAGCAAAGGTGGATAGCATATCAAGGTCAAATGGTGTTATAACTCTTCTATCATATTTCCTATCTGCAACTATCAGACCTATTTCCTTTCCTTTAACAATAAGGGGAACAATAGCAAAGGCATTTCCTAAAAGGCCTCCCATTAATCCTATTGCATCAGCACATTCTTCTTCAGCATTTTTTATATTTCTGCTCTTTCCATCACTAAGACTTTCGGAAAATATACTTTTTATTCCTAAAGGGATTGATATTCTTCTAACCATTATATTTATAGGTGTGTTAAGGAATATTTCCTTTGTGCTCTCATATGTTAGGATACATTTATTAAATGTTATTTGTTGGATTGTTTCCTTCCAGATTTCCTTCGCCTCCTCATTAGTTACAGGACCAATGGCCATTTTCCCCTTTAGAGAATTAGTATATTCATCATGAAGAAAAAGCATAGCACGATTGAATGACAGTCCCTCTTTAATTGTTATTGCAGTTAATATAATATAAAGCATCTTATCCAGATCATCCTCAGTCTGAACCTGGATACTTATTCTGGACAAAAGGTCGGTTTTTTGCCTTTGACTATCTCTCTCTTTGAATAGATGGGCATTCCTTATAGCAACTGCTGATTGAAGGGCAAATAATCTGTGGATTGTTTTTTCTTCTTCAGAGAAACTACGATTAATTCTATAATTGACAAACATAACTCCAATTATTTTATCTTCAACCTTTAAAGGAAATGCCGCTGATGATTTTATCCCTTCCCTTTTAACAAAACCTCCTCCCATAATAGAGTCATGTTCAGAATCAGAGGCAAAATATGGTTCTCCCTCCCTAATTGCCTTTAGTTTAACGCTTGTTTCTGGGAATATTGGACCAACTAATTTAGAAGGTTCTCCTATTACACCATCTACAAACTCCAGATTGAACTCATTGGTCTGTTGATTATATGTGTATATAACAATAACATCTACACCAAGAACCTCTTTTGCTTTACTTCCAATTGATTCCAATAACTTATCCAATTTAAGTTGGGATGAAAGGGCACGACCTATCTCTTCAAGTGAACTCAATATTTTGAATAAATTGGCATTTCTGAGTGCTACAACTGCTTCTCCTGCAAAGGAACTCAATGTTTGCAGGTGCAATTGGTTGAATGTGTTTTTATTGCTACTTGCTACATGAATTACTCCAATTGTTTCTCCATTTTGATTTAAAGGAATATTAAGGAATGATTTGGTATCATCTGAAAACTCCCATTTCTTCCATTCTTCAGGCCAGTTATTTCTTTCATCAGTATTATTGATTAAAAGGGGTTCACCTGTTGTAAATACATAACCAATTGCCCCTTCTTCAGGACTTACATGCTTTTCACAATGAGTCTTTTTCTTTTCCTCAAATTGACTACAATGAATCTCTCGGTTTATCTTTCCAGAGACCTTGTCTATCAACAATATACAACTTCTTTCTGCTTTGGTAATTTCTTTAGCCTTATCTTGTATTGTGGTTATAAGCTCTTTCCAATCAAATCTCTCAGAGCTTATCTTTGAGAGAATTTCATTTATTTTGGATAGTTCTTCTGATTTTATAACTTGTTCTACTGCATTTCCTATAATCCTTATTTTATTCTTAATTTCTTCAACACTATATATTAACGGAATATTTCTGTATTTCTCAATAAAATCCTTTTTTTTCTCTTCTGATAACTCTTTAATCCTTTCATTAAGTTTTTCATAAGGAATTCCCTCTGATAATCGCCAAGCAGGGGTAAAAATAATTGCTACATCCTTGCCATTTATGGATATAGATGCACCCATATGCAACAATCCAAGTTGACATTTTTTTGACTCACCTTTTTCTCTTATCTCATCCCGGATTTCCTTTTTTAATGGACACTCTTGGGATTCAAAAAATCTATCACAAAGATGTAAAAGGTGAGGTTCATCGCTTATCAGCAAGATAGGACTTCCTTCTATGTCTTCAATAATTGCTGTATTGATGCCTAAATTCTGAACCAGTTTTTTACATGCATTTTGTTGGGAATCGTTTAACATAACAACCCTCTTATTAAATTATAGAACTCTCTTGGATAAATTTGAGTGTTGATTTTATTAGCCTTTTCACCTAACTATTTTCTCCTCCCCCCACTTTTTGCACGAAATTCTCTTTATATCATCCAAAATTTACCAACAGAAGAGGATGTCTACTTCCTAACTCCCGCCAGCAGGGGAGATTTTTTAAGCCCTGCATCGTATTCCCACCTGTCCCCCTCGTTGAGGGGGATTGTGACCGTCACTGGATGATGTCTGTTCAGCATCGCATTACTGTTAATATTTTTATCCGAAAGACTTCTCTCTAATAATGTGATGATATTTAAACTCATATCTTATTTTTTAGTGTCTTAGTTACTTGGTGGCTGAAGAATTACTAATACTTTTTAATTTCTCCAAAATCTTTTCATCTTGATTGCCTAATTCCTTAGATTTGTTCCATAATTCTATTGCCTTTTCTTTCATATTCCTGGCATAATAGACATCACCTAAATGTTCACAAATGATTGGGTCATCATTAATTAACTCATAAGCCTTTTCCATTTCAATTAATGCTTCATCTAATCTACCAGATTGAAAATAAGCCCAGCCTAAACTATCAATATAGGTGCCATTGTTTGGTTTTATCTCTAACGCCTTTTTAATTAGATTAATTGCCTCATCCAGATGAATACCCCTCTCAGCATATAAATAGCCAATATAGTTATAGGCGTTTGCATTTTGTGGATTTAATTTAATACATTGATAAAAACAGTCAATGGCTTTATCTATCATCTCCACATTGTCATAGGCTACCCCTAAATGGAAATAAGCCATCTCATCTTTTGGGTCTAATTTAACTGCCTTCTTAAAAGCAGGAATAGCCATTTGATAGTTGCTTTTGTCATTATAAATCATCCCTAACAGGAGATATAATTTTGAATTTTGTGGTTGTCTTTTAAGTGTCTGATGAATAGTTTTAATGGCTAAATCATATTGTTCTTCGACACTGTATAAATAACATAATCGAATATAAGCCTCATAAAATTTTTTATTAAGTTCGATTGCCTTTTCAAACTCGATAATCGCCTTTTTGAAATCCTTTTCCTTTTCGTAGGCTAATCCTAATAAAAAATGCGACTTCCCATCATCCGGGTCATTTTGTAAAACAATCTTTAGCTGCTCAATAGCGGGTTTTAATTCATCGTTTGACAGATGGAGTAAAACAAGTCTGCGTCGCACCTCTAAATTATCTGGTTCAAGTATTAGTCCTTTTTGATAGAACATTTTGGCATTTTCTATTAGTCCTTTTTCTTCGTATAGAGTGGCTAATGTAAAATAAATTTCACTATCCTGAGGTAGCAGACTGACAGTTTTCTCTAATGTAGAAATAGCCTTATCCAACATCCCTGCTCTAAGATAAATATCACTTAATTCTAAGTAAGCAAGTGGGAAATTTGGTTCTAATTCTATCGCTTTTGTATAAGATTTAATTGCCTGCTGATAATTTTTAAAATGGGCATTTAAAAATCCCAGGGAATAATGTGCGGCGCCGTCATTTGGGTCTAATTCTACTACATAAGTGAACTCTTTCAATGCCTTCGAATATTTCTTTTCCCCAACATATATTTTCCCTAAGGTAAAGTGAGCCTGGATGCATTCAGGGTCAAAGTTGATAGCCTCTCTCGCATATTTTTTTGCCTGAGATAAATTCCCAAGAATAAAATAATCTGTGGCTAAACTACTTTTGATTGCCGCATTGGGCTGGATTTTATCTGCCTTCTTGTATTCTTCAATCGCTTCTTTTATCTTGTTCTCCTGGTCATACAGAACACCTAAACTAAAATATGTGTAGGCATCGGAGATTGTAGGTGGTGAAATCTGTTTGTTAGATAGATGGACACAACCCGCACACATAAGGCAGATAAATATAAAATAAATTAGATTCCTCATTTTTGCTCCCAAAAAAGTAACCGTTCAGCCACAGAGGCACAGAGTTCACAGAGAATTAGAGAAATTAGCCACAAATGGAACGAATTAACCTGTGACATTCGATAAATGTAGTGCGAACCTTTAGGTTCGCTTTCCTGCTTGCCAGAAGCGAGGCTAAAGCCTCGCACTACAAATCTTTTTATTATTCGTGTTCATTCGTGGTTATATATTCCCTCTGTGTTCTCTGTGACTCTGTGGCTATATCCCTGAACGGTTACCGTCCCGAAAATCTCTGTCTCTGGTGAATAGATTTTAATTTTTTCTCTGCGTCTCTGCGGTGAATAATTACCTTCACTGTTCACTTTCTATCTTATCGGCTAAGATAATAACTTTATCTGGTAAGACTTCGGAAAACCCATTTTTGATTTCAAACTTTTTTTGTTCTTTTTCAAGATTAATTTGTAATCTACCGCTGCCAAGCATTGTTAGAAGGGGTGCGTGGGAAGGTAAAACCCCAAATTCTCCTAAACTCCCCGGGCAGGTAATTGAATTTGCGTCACCTTCTAAAATTAATTTTTCTGGGGTAATCAGTTTAAACTTTATCATCTATTTTTCCTTTTCTAACAATTGAGCCTTTTCTAATACCTCATCTATCCCACCAACCATATAAAAACACGCCTCCGGGATGTCATCATACTTTCCTTCAACAATCTCTTTAAACCCACGCACAGTCTCTTTGACACTAACATATTTCCCTGGCCTTCCGGTAAATACCTCTGCAACAAAGAATGGTTGAGATAAGAATTTTTGTATTTTTCTGGCACGATACACCGTCATTTTATCCTCTTCACTTAATTCATCCATACCTAAGATAGCGATAATATCCTGCAAGTCTTTGTATCGTTGAAGAACTTGTTGAACGGCGCGAGTTGTTTTATAATGTTCCTCGCCTAATATTCTTGGGTCAAGTATTCTGGATGTAGAATCTAATGGGTCAATTGCCGGATATATGCCTAATTCTGCTATTTGTCGCGATAAAACAATAGTTGCATCAAGGTGAGAAAATGTAGTTGCCGGGGCAGGGTCGGTTAAATCATCTGCCGGAACATATATTGCCTGAACTGAGGTGATAGAGCCTTTTTTGGTTGAGGTAATTCTTTCTTGTAAGGCGCCCATATCTGTACCGAGGGTCGATTGATAACCAACCGCCGAAGGCATTCGACCTAAAAGGGCTGATACTTCCGAACCGGCTTGCACAAATCGGAATATATTATCAATAAATAACAGCACATCTTGATTCTTTTTGTCTCTAAAATATTCGGCAACCGTTAATCCACTCAATGCAACACGGAATCGGGCGCCGGGTGATTCTTGCATTTGACCATAGACAAGTGCAGTTTTGGCAATCACGCCTGATTCTTTCATTTCTAACCAGAGGTCATTCCCTTCGCGTGTTCGTTCCCCTACGCCAGCAAATACTGAGACACCGCCATGCTCGGTCGCGACATTACGAATTAATTCCATAACTAAAACCGTTTTCCCCACACCTGCACCACCAAATAATCCAACCTTTCCTCCTTTAGCAAAAGGTGCTAATAAATCTACTGCCTTTAATCCTGTCTCAAATGGTTCACGAATTACCTCCTGGTCGTCAAATGTGGGTGATGGTTTATGAATGGGTGAATGTTCTGATGCTTCTATGGAGCCTAAATTATCCAGAGGTTCACCCCACGGCCCCATTACCCGACCTAAAGTGGCTTCTCCAACCGGGACTCTAATCGGATAACCTGTATCGGTTGCCTCCAATCCTCTTTTTATCCCATCGGTATAATCCATAGCAATCGTTCTGACCGTATTATCGCCCAGATGTTGTGCTACTTCCACGACTAATTCTTGCTCTAAAGCAACAGCACTTGCCTTTTCCCTTTTGATTTTGACCGCGTTGTAAATAGGGGGTAAATCATCTGTCTCAAATTTGATATCTACTACTGGCCCTAATATTTGTTTTATTTTCCCTGTTCGCATTTTTTTATCCCTCCTTAAATTTGGTAATTGGTAATTGGTAATTGGTGAATGGTAATTAGTTACCAATTTTTATCTAACTTCTGCTTTCTATCTCCTGATTGTAACCGTTCAGCCACAGAGGTACAGAGTTCACAGAGAATTAGAGAAATTAGCCACATAAGGACACGAATTAACCTGTGACATTCGATAAATGTAGTGCGAACCTTTAGGTTCGCTTTCCTGCTTGCCAGAAGCGAGGCTAAAGCCTCGCACTACAAATCTTTTTATTATTCGTGTTCATTCGTGGTTATATATTCCCTCTGTGTTCTCTGTGACTCTGTGGCTATATCCCTAAACGGTTACTCCTGATTTCTCTAAACCATAGTTTATACTAAAATAATCATATTGTCAATATTTTTTTTGCAACCATCAGAAATTCCCCCACAAAAAGACTCGCTATTGCTTACCTTCTCTACTTATTACTCTTTCCTTTACTTATCTCACCATCTAAAAGAGATATTTTCCTATGAGATGAACATTATCACCTAAATTATAAATCTTTGATATGTTTTCTAAGCTGATGATTACTTTATCCATTTGTTCTTCAGTCCTTTAGTTATTTGGTTATTCAGTTTCCAGATTACTCATATCTCAATGCCTCAATCGGAGTAAGGTTGGCTGCCTTTTTAGCCGGGTAAAATCCTGATAGTATCCCAATAATGGCTGCAAATATAAAACCTACTATTATTGCCCAGAGGGGGAATATTATAGGCACATTAAATAATGGTGCGACGAAATAATCAATGATTATTCCTACCATAATTCCAATTACCCCACCACTTACACTTAATACTACTGCCTCAATTAAAAATTGACATAAAATATCCCTCTTTCTGGCTCCAATGGCTAATCTTATGCCTATCTCTTTAGTCCGCTCTGTAACCGAAACTAACATTATGTTCATTATTCCAATTCCTCCAACTATCAAAGATATAGCCGCAATTCCGCCAATTACTAATGTAGCTAATCTGATTAGTCGTTGAGTAGCCTGAAGTGTTTCTACCAACGAATGAGCAACAAATTCTACCCCTTTTTGCTTATGCCTAAACATTAATACCCTTTTAGTTTGAGCACAAGCCTCTTCTATAGAAGATGAGTTTATTGCTTGAGCATAAATCATCTGAGGTGGAAATACTTTGAATATCTTCTGAAAAGTAGAAAATGGTAAGTATCCCATACCTTCCTCACCTACACTTATGGTGGATTTATATGCTACTACACCAACTATTCTGAAAGGTTGTTGATTGATTAATACCTCTTTACCAACAGGATTAGACATTCCGAATATTTCCTTTGTATGTCTTGAGTCCTCTAAAATACATATCCTTGCCTTTATTTTTTCATCTATATTAGAGATAAATCTTCCTTTGAGAAGTTTAAGTCGATGGATTTTTTGAAAAGATGCATTTACCCCTTTTAATGTAAAGTATGCTTTTTTGTTTAAATATTTAAAAGGAACTGAATGTAGGCTTTCTTCAAAAGAGACTGCTCTGATTTTAGAGCACAATTGTAAAATAGCTTTTAAATCTTCTTCTTCAAAACCTATAACGATAGAAGGCGAATTCGTATTTTGAGAATTTGTATTTACCCATAATAAATCAGCTCCAATTTTCTCCATCTCTTTTAATACATTAATCCGATTCCCTTCACCTAAGGCACAAATAATTATAATTGCCGATACACCTATTACTACCCCTAATATAGTTAAAAAAGAACGAAATTTATTAATTTTGAGATTAGTAACAGCTGTTTTTATTGTATCTATTAAGCTCATTTTTTAATCTTTACATAATCGCCAGGTTGTAGGTCTAAACTACCTATGGTAACTACTTTCTCTCCTTCTTTTAATCCATCTGTTATTTCTACCAAATCTTGAGTAATTATTCCAATCTTTACTTTTCTCAAATGAACTTGTGAATTATTAACCACAAATACTTGAGTTTTTTCTTCATTCGCTAAAAGTGCAATTGAGGGAATGCAGAGTGCATTTTCTTTTTCTTCAATAATTATCTTAGCGATACAAGAGGATTCTAATATAAGCAATTTAGCAACTTCTTTATTAAGATTAATCCTACAAATCACTTCTATACCTGAAAAACCTCGTTCCGATTGATAAGCATAAGCACCTATCTTCTCAACTACACCAGATAACATAAGTGGTGCAAAGCTCTCTCCACTAATCTCTACTTTCTGCCCAATTTTTACCTCCTCTATATCAGCCTCATCTACAACTACCTTAGCTATAAGAGAAGACATATCTGCTAATAAAAACAACTCACTTCCTGTCTCTACTTCTGTACCTTCTGTTACACGATTTAATATAATAGTTCCACTACCTGGTGCTATAACCCTTGATAGTTCTAATTCTTGCTCAAATGCAAACTTAGCTGAATGATATTGAAATTCGGCTCTTTCAAAGGCTATTTCAGATTCTGTGAGCTCTTGTTTGGATATAGCCTTCTCCTGATAGAGTAATTTTAATTGGCTATATTTTTCTAAGGTAGAGTGATAATTTATCTCTGCTGATTCTAATGCTTCTAATTTGTTATTATAGGTTTTACGGAGATAGTTTTCTAATACTTTAACTCTTTTATGAAATAATGCCTTTTCTATTTCTTTACTATTTCCAAAGATAGTTGGACTTTTAATTATACAAAGCACATCTTCTGCTTTTACCTTATCACCTTCTTTACAAGATAGTAATTTTACAATTCCTGATGTTTTACTTTGTATCTTTTTTATCTTATCTGAGCTTACCTTCCCAGAAGCAACTATTTGATATTTTATCTTGCCTCTTTTTGCAGATGCTACTTTTATCTCTTTAGTCTCACTGTTATTAGGAAAGAAAGTCTGCTGTCCATAGTGGTTCCACCACTTATATCCAATAAGAATAACAATAATTATTATTAACAAATTTACTAATTTTAATAACAAATTAAAGATATTCATTTTTTAATTTTCCTATTGCCTTAGATAATTTTGCTTGATTAATGAGGTAATCTATTTTGGCATCATCAATTGAAATTTTTACATTAGAATAGGTAATTTGTGATTGTAATACTTC of bacterium contains these proteins:
- a CDS encoding response regulator, with the protein product MKKKILIIDDEPAYLEIIKDEFEEADKEFKVITAMDGEEARKKAKEYIPDLIILDIILPPRKGEVLDRTEGMKILDDLKGNSETKNIKIIILTVIANYISIKMKAEEMKIPFFRKPFDTKELVNTARELFKEE
- a CDS encoding tetratricopeptide repeat protein — its product is MRNLIYFIFICLMCAGCVHLSNKQISPPTISDAYTYFSLGVLYDQENKIKEAIEEYKKADKIQPNAAIKSSLATDYFILGNLSQAKKYAREAINFDPECIQAHFTLGKIYVGEKKYSKALKEFTYVVELDPNDGAAHYSLGFLNAHFKNYQQAIKSYTKAIELEPNFPLAYLELSDIYLRAGMLDKAISTLEKTVSLLPQDSEIYFTLATLYEEKGLIENAKMFYQKGLILEPDNLEVRRRLVLLHLSNDELKPAIEQLKIVLQNDPDDGKSHFLLGLAYEKEKDFKKAIIEFEKAIELNKKFYEAYIRLCYLYSVEEQYDLAIKTIHQTLKRQPQNSKLYLLLGMIYNDKSNYQMAIPAFKKAVKLDPKDEMAYFHLGVAYDNVEMIDKAIDCFYQCIKLNPQNANAYNYIGYLYAERGIHLDEAINLIKKALEIKPNNGTYIDSLGWAYFQSGRLDEALIEMEKAYELINDDPIICEHLGDVYYARNMKEKAIELWNKSKELGNQDEKILEKLKSISNSSATK
- a CDS encoding GAF domain-containing protein; this encodes MLNDSQQNACKKLVQNLGINTAIIEDIEGSPILLISDEPHLLHLCDRFFESQECPLKKEIRDEIREKGESKKCQLGLLHMGASISINGKDVAIIFTPAWRLSEGIPYEKLNERIKELSEEKKKDFIEKYRNIPLIYSVEEIKNKIRIIGNAVEQVIKSEELSKINEILSKISSERFDWKELITTIQDKAKEITKAERSCILLIDKVSGKINREIHCSQFEEKKKTHCEKHVSPEEGAIGYVFTTGEPLLINNTDERNNWPEEWKKWEFSDDTKSFLNIPLNQNGETIGVIHVASSNKNTFNQLHLQTLSSFAGEAVVALRNANLFKILSSLEEIGRALSSQLKLDKLLESIGSKAKEVLGVDVIVIYTYNQQTNEFNLEFVDGVIGEPSKLVGPIFPETSVKLKAIREGEPYFASDSEHDSIMGGGFVKREGIKSSAAFPLKVEDKIIGVMFVNYRINRSFSEEEKTIHRLFALQSAVAIRNAHLFKERDSQRQKTDLLSRISIQVQTEDDLDKMLYIILTAITIKEGLSFNRAMLFLHDEYTNSLKGKMAIGPVTNEEAKEIWKETIQQITFNKCILTYESTKEIFLNTPINIMVRRISIPLGIKSIFSESLSDGKSRNIKNAEEECADAIGLMGGLLGNAFAIVPLIVKGKEIGLIVADRKYDRRVITPFDLDMLSTFANQVEIAIEKKRLFDEITSRIKNLDELYKTMSKMGRPSSLDEFLESMCTLIVKTIRANCSIYLYKEDKLILQIYDGIDKQILIRKEFNIGEGIPGTVATQGLIMGDTFIGVSIKRCDEFFGVLVVDKPFYERFQPFKEDEKNFLQIIGEYITLNMTNFALIQRLEEETRVKSEILHHLSHTIRSPLGVLEMYSQKLLEGRVKKDKMDNYLKTISDKAKECLEISENLVNTSLIEGGKIEITKEEFDISSLINEICDRLSESLKERELNIEKNIPSSIKIIGDKIKIGTSIYNIINNAIKFSKEQEKIGINLHEDRDIIKVEIINYGPIISDEEKERIFEKFYQGKPEKDQMPKGGMGLGLFIAQFYIKLHNGRIRIESKPDGGTRFIIILPKNGGIE
- the atpD gene encoding F0F1 ATP synthase subunit beta, with the translated sequence MRTGKIKQILGPVVDIKFETDDLPPIYNAVKIKREKASAVALEQELVVEVAQHLGDNTVRTIAMDYTDGIKRGLEATDTGYPIRVPVGEATLGRVMGPWGEPLDNLGSIEASEHSPIHKPSPTFDDQEVIREPFETGLKAVDLLAPFAKGGKVGLFGGAGVGKTVLVMELIRNVATEHGGVSVFAGVGERTREGNDLWLEMKESGVIAKTALVYGQMQESPGARFRVALSGLTVAEYFRDKKNQDVLLFIDNIFRFVQAGSEVSALLGRMPSAVGYQSTLGTDMGALQERITSTKKGSITSVQAIYVPADDLTDPAPATTFSHLDATIVLSRQIAELGIYPAIDPLDSTSRILDPRILGEEHYKTTRAVQQVLQRYKDLQDIIAILGMDELSEEDKMTVYRARKIQKFLSQPFFVAEVFTGRPGKYVSVKETVRGFKEIVEGKYDDIPEACFYMVGGIDEVLEKAQLLEKEK
- a CDS encoding ABC transporter permease, whose protein sequence is MSLIDTIKTAVTNLKINKFRSFLTILGVVIGVSAIIIICALGEGNRINVLKEMEKIGADLLWVNTNSQNTNSPSIVIGFEEEDLKAILQLCSKIRAVSFEESLHSVPFKYLNKKAYFTLKGVNASFQKIHRLKLLKGRFISNIDEKIKARICILEDSRHTKEIFGMSNPVGKEVLINQQPFRIVGVVAYKSTISVGEEGMGYLPFSTFQKIFKVFPPQMIYAQAINSSSIEEACAQTKRVLMFRHKQKGVEFVAHSLVETLQATQRLIRLATLVIGGIAAISLIVGGIGIMNIMLVSVTERTKEIGIRLAIGARKRDILCQFLIEAVVLSVSGGVIGIMVGIIIDYFVAPLFNVPIIFPLWAIIVGFIFAAIIGILSGFYPAKKAANLTPIEALRYE
- the atpC gene encoding ATP synthase F1 subunit epsilon, which produces MIKFKLITPEKLILEGDANSITCPGSLGEFGVLPSHAPLLTMLGSGRLQINLEKEQKKFEIKNGFSEVLPDKVIILADKIESEQ
- a CDS encoding efflux RND transporter periplasmic adaptor subunit, which produces MNIFNLLLKLVNLLIIIIVILIGYKWWNHYGQQTFFPNNSETKEIKVASAKRGKIKYQIVASGKVSSDKIKKIQSKTSGIVKLLSCKEGDKVKAEDVLCIIKSPTIFGNSKEIEKALFHKRVKVLENYLRKTYNNKLEALESAEINYHSTLEKYSQLKLLYQEKAISKQELTESEIAFERAEFQYHSAKFAFEQELELSRVIAPGSGTIILNRVTEGTEVETGSELFLLADMSSLIAKVVVDEADIEEVKIGQKVEISGESFAPLMLSGVVEKIGAYAYQSERGFSGIEVICRINLNKEVAKLLILESSCIAKIIIEEKENALCIPSIALLANEEKTQVFVVNNSQVHLRKVKIGIITQDLVEITDGLKEGEKVVTIGSLDLQPGDYVKIKK
- a CDS encoding HD domain-containing phosphohydrolase, which codes for MSKTNIKKTLSIKLKRVNAEAEIEFLHSIIEDMSRKLRGRDAELELLYKIIEDIAGEIDIERFATKITEKTRKRLEVKAVFSMLLDEKGRNLDLIASSGVKLRKGIKIPKDGIIKDVLDSSLLFRTGRFTIEGFSFDSSLCVPLIVQKRAIGVIIACCKSSGRDFSDWDIRMFSNIALVGNIIKYAIDLQKVHLQTLNVLVKNIEAKSEYTKKHSENVARYAVRIAKKMKLEEKMVQEIRQAALLHDIGKIGVSDVIINKPCCLCKEERENVNKHPEIGYENIKGLDFIGEEVKNGILYHHIDFNGGGYPSDGNAKSGKNISLSARIIRVADSYEAMTSKRPYHPQKKSKKEAIKDLEDNKDTLYDPDVVESFVKALNL